Genomic DNA from Corynebacterium diphtheriae:
GATTCTTTCCGGAATTGGAGTTGGCGCGGTTGAAGGTCCACGGGGATTGCTGGTGCATCGTTACGTCGCTAATGAGGATGGCGTGTTGGTGGATTGTCAGATTTTGACTCCGACTGCTCAAAATGAGGCGTGGTTGGCGTCGATGTTGGAGGCGTCGTTGCAACAGGATTCGGATAGGGGAGTAGAACTGAGCGTGGAGAATTCGATTAGGACGGCGAATCCATGTTTGCCGTGTAGTTCGGCTCCGGAGGGGCATATGGGCGTTGTGATTGAGAAAGGAAACTAGAGCAGATGTGTCTTGGTATTCCAGCGCGTGTTGTTGAGGTTCTTGATGGCCCATTGCCGATGGCGGTGGTGGATATGGCTGGTGAGCAGCGGCCGTGTTCGGTGATGTATGTGCCGGAGGTGCAGGTGGGGCAGTTTGTGCTGCTGCAGAATGGCTACGCCATGGAGGTGTTGGATGAGAAGTCGGCCCAGGAGTCGTTGGCTACGATCGCCGAATTCAATTTGGTGCAGCAGGTTCAGCTTGCTCCACGGGAGCCGCGTTAGAGGTTTCGTGCGCTGACTTTTTCGGCGGCGCAGATGGCGTCGATACGCTCGGGGGTGGGGGTGCCTGCGACGATGACTGCTGAGCCGCCGGCGGCGAGGGGGTTGATAACTGCGTGGGTGAAGCCGTCGAGGTCGGTCCAGCCGCGGCTGATGAGTCGGGTGTTGGGCTGGAGTGGGTTGGTGGCGGTGAGGTCTTGGATGCGTGGGGTGGGTTCGAAGAATTGGTCGCCGTAGAATCGCACGGTGGGGGCGAAGTCGATGGCTCCGTCGGGCAGTGTTGCGCCGCATTCTTCCACGCCGCGGCCGAAGGGGTCGTCGGTGACAAGATACGTATCGACGTCTCCGCTGACTGTGTGGTCTGGCGTTACAAATAGTGCTTCGGATTCTGGATGATCGCTCGTGGCGCCAAAGTGTGGTGTGATTCCGGCTGCGAGCGCACCGAGGGCGATGGCGATTGATTGCCAACTTGGTGACAGGTCGATGCAGATGGTGGCGCCGGCGTCGAGTCCGGATTCTTCGCGCAGCATGTTGGCTACTTTTGCGGACCAGTTATCGAGGGTGATTCCGGAGAAATCAAGACGCGCCCCAGTGTCTTCGTTATACACGGTGACACGTGGGGCGGCGGGTTCAGTGGCAAGGATGTTTGCGAGTAGCTCCATGCCTGCTCATGCTAGTTCACGCAGCGAGGTCCTTGCCCACCGGCGTCGATTTCAGGGGAGACAATTGCTTCGCCTTCGTCGCTGCCAGGCTTGCCAACGGTGGTGGTGCTACTAGAAGAGTCAGATGATTCTGCGCCATCGCCGGTTGGGCCAGAGTAATCGGATGCGATAACAACGACGACGGAATCGGCATCTAGGTCACTGCGCTGGGTAATGGGTAGGCCTCCGAGTTCGGCGGCAATAGCCTTGACTGCTTCATTGTTTGGGTCGGCGGCAACAATTTGGCTTTCGTGGTACATGCCTTCTAATGCATTGCCGATGTTGCCGATGGTGTAGTGCTTTGCGGAGAGATGGCCTGCTACTTGCGAAGCAAGCCCGGTGGTGCTGGTGGCATTGAGCACGTCGATAGTGGTGGACGTGTGGGGGTTTTCTGCCGGTGCTTCGCTATCCGAGGTTGGGGCTTCTTCGCCGTTGTTGCCGTTGAGGAGGCGATCGAAGAATTGGTGGACTTGGTTTTTATCCACGGTGACCACGGATTCGCCATAATCGCCTACGCCATCAATGGATGTCACGGGGATGGTGTTGAATTTTACGTTGCCACCGGCCAAGTTTTGGAGTTGGTTGGCAAAGCTCATGACGTCCCAGTTTTTATCGATCACCACGGAGCGAGATACTGCCTCACCTAGATCGGAGAGCTTGGATGGGTTGGTCAGTGTGCCCGAAGAAAGAACTTTGGCAACAAGCGATGCCATAAACGCTTGCTGGCGAACAATACGATCAAGGTCACCGCGTGGTAGACCGTGGCGTTGGCGAACGAATGCGAGAGCTTGACCGTCGCGTAGGGTTTGTTGGCCGGCTTTGAAGTCTGCACCAGAAAACTCATCGTAAACGTCGTTGTTAAGACAAACGTCGACGCCACCAACAGCATTGGTGAGCAGTACGAACCCGAGGAGGCCTACTTCTGCGTAATGGTCAACGGTGACACCAGTGAGATCGGAGATGCTAGAGATGAGAGCCTTGCGTCCAGCTTCCTTGGATAGTTCGTCAATGTGCTTTTGATCGCTTTCCCCACTATTGACTAGTTCGGAAGCTTTGCGGTTTTTGTAGGCGCGGTAGACACCATTGATCTTGAGGTTGCCCTCGTTTTCATCATGCACATAGGTGTCACGAGGAATTGAGATCGCGGTGGCAGAGGAGCCGTCGTTAGGCACGCGAATAACCATGAGGGTGTCGGTGTTGTCGTTTTCCTCGTCGCCTGCGTGCAACAACTCGATTTCTTCCGGAGTGAGCGGATTACCCTGGGCATCCGTACGCGAGTCGGAGCCAACGAGCAGGATGTCGGTGGCGCCGTCGGCAGCTTCTTTCATGCCTTTATCGCCGCCGAGTACGAGGTTGCCGGCAGAAGCGACCGTGTTACCGATTCGTCCAACAGTGAAATAACCAGCTGCCGAGACGATCAGCACTAAGGCAGATAATAAGGACAGCAGCACTTTGACAGGTTTTGGTCCTGCCTGTGCCGTGGTTGGGCCTGCTGGTGGTGGTGCCTGGATCGCACGGTTACGGCGAAAATTATCTGACATTGTGGGGTGCTCCGAAGAAAATCAAGTTCACGATCTGCTCAAAGTTTAGGGGAGATACCTTTAAATCAGTAACTTTTTTCTTTATCCTCGTGTCCCAGCCACACCGTGATGGGTTTACACCGCGTGGCACTCCCTATCTGGTGGACGTACACCGCTAGGCTGATTGCCGTGAGTAATTCCACTGAACCAGCTTTAGCAATCATTACTGTGACATATTCGCCTGGCAAACACTTGGGCGCGTTTTTGTCTTCTGTAAAAGAGGCGACTGCACAGCCCACGTATGTTGTGTTGGCGGATAACGGCTCAGTAGATGGTGTGCCAGAGGCGGCTGCGCAGGCAGATCCTTCAGTGGAATTTTTCCCCACGGGCGGAAATATTGGATACGGTTCAGCAATTAATGCGGCTGTGCGCAAGCTTGCGCCGCTGAGGGAATCTGGAAAGATCAATGCGGAATTTTTCGTGTTATCTAATCCCGATGTGGTTTTTGAACCAAGTTCTATCGACGCCATGGTGCAGTGTGCTTCTCGTCATCCGCAAGCAGCGGATATTGGGCCGTATATTCGCCAATCTGATGGCTCGGCGTATCCATCAGCGCGCCAAGTGCCCACCATCAAAAATGGCGTGGGACATGCGTTGTTTAGCTCGGTGTGGCCTTCTAACCCATGGTCGCGGGCATATCGTGATAACCGAGACATGACTACTGAGCGTACGGCTGGCTGGTTGTCGGGATCGTGTTTGCTAGTGCGCTGGGATGCTTTCGAGCAGATCGGTGGCTTTGATGAACGCTACTTCATGTACATGGAAGATGTGGATCTTGGTGATCGATTTGGCCGTGCGGGTTTTGATAACGTCTTTTGTCCCGATGCGGTGATTACGCATGCTGTTGGGCACGCGGCTGGTAAGCACCCAGAGAAGATGCTTCCTGCGCATCACGATTCGGCGTATCGTTTCCAAGCAGATCGCCATCCGGGGCTTCGTTACCTGCCGTTACGTGTCCTGCTGCGAGTAGGTTTGAAACTTCGCGCGGTAGTTGCGGTGGCGGCTGCGAAGTTCAAGTGAGTTCAATAATTAACTTACTTTTCTAGGATTGTTACACTATTTACCTTGAAGTAAGGACCCTCGGCTACGGCATAACGTTGGTGCAAAGCAATTGTTGTGTTTATGCGATGGGGATAATCCTTCTACACCGATAAGTAAAGGCACTCGAAACTAATGACTGAAACAACACTGCGCAGCGACACAGATGCTGTGATCCTTGTTGGAGGTAAGGGCACTAGGTTGCGTCCGCTGACTGTGTCGACTCCAAAGCCCATGCTGCCTACGGCAGGTGTGCCGTTCCTTTCGCATTTGCTTGCGCGTATCAAGGCTGCCGGTATCACGCATGTGGTGCTGGGTACGTCGTTTAAGGCGGAGGTGTTTGAGGACTACTTCGGTGATGGTGCTGATCTCGGCTTGGAGATTGAGTACGTGGTGGAGGATAAGCCATTGGGTACCGGTGGCGGCATTCGGAACGTGTATGACAAGCTTCGTGCTAACACCGTGATGGTGTTTAACGGCGATGTTCTTGGCGGCACTGATCTTGGTGGAATCCTTGATGCTCACCATGCCAAAAACGCTGATGTGACCATGCATTTGGTACGAGTTCCAGATCCTCGTGCGTTTGGTTGTGTGCCCACTGATGCTGAGGGACGAGTTTCTGCTTTCTTGGAAAAGACCGAGGATCCACCAACGGACCAGATTAATGCTGGTTGCTATGTGTTCCGTCGTGAGCTGATCGGTGAGATCCCTGCAGATCGAGTGGTGTCTGTGGAGCGCGAGACTTTCCCACGCTTGCTGGAGGAGGGACGCCGCGTGTTCGGTTATGTAGACAATGCATATTGGCGCGACATGGGTACTCCTTCTGACTTCGTGCGCGGTTCGTCAGATTTGGTTCGTGGTATTGCGCCGTCGCCGTTGTTGGAAGGTAAGACGGGGGAGTGCCTTGTCGACGAATCCGCTGGTGTTAGCGATGGTGCGTTGCTTTTGGGCGGTACCGTGATTGGTCGCGGCACTGAAATCGGTGCGGGCTGTCGTTTGGACGACACCGTGGTGTTTGATGGTGTGACCATTGAGCCGGGTGCTGTGATTGAAGATTCGATTATTGGGCATGGTGCTCGTATTGGAGCCAATGCTCGCATTACCGGCTGTGTGATTGGTGAAGGCGCGGAAATCGGTGCACGTTGTGAGCTTCGCGACGGCATGCGTGTGTGGCCAGGAGTTGTGATTCCAACTGCTGGTATCCGTTTTAGTTCGGATGCCTAAGCTGCAGTAATACCTAGCGCAACCTAGTCATAGGCTCCCACCACGGCAGGGTAGACCCCCTCGTTGTGGTGGGAGCTTTCGCATTTTATGGAGGCTGGCTGAAGCGATTTCTTAGTAGCTGCTGAGTGCTAGCACGTTTGTGTTCAAACACTTTTATACGACACGCCGATAATGAGCCGACTAGCGAAGTATTTTTAGAGGCACCACTATATGTAGTACCCCCACCGTATACCCCTATGGTGGTGGCAATGTTACTGGTGTGACTAATGAAGTTAACAACCTGCGGAAATGCGATTTTTCCGATCGGAATTACATGTTCAGGTTGACGTTATCTTGTGTTGGCGTGTTGAATCTCAGTTATGTAATTCGCCTTGTGTAGGCGGAATCGCTCCCAACCCATGCATCAGGGTTTATGGGAGCCTGTCAATACTGAACAATACGAGGAGAGGAGTGTGGCGTGGAAGATATGGCCAGTAACGCCGCGCCTCGGACTCGCGCAGCGCTTGACCTATCCATTGATGAGCTCTTTGGTGCGGTTGAGCAGGAATGGCAAGAACAAGCGCTTTGTGCGCAAACTGACCCAGAGGCATTCTTTCCTGAAAAGGGCGGATCGACTCGTGAGGCAAAACGTATCTGCCAAGCCTGTGCGGTAAGGGATGAATGCCTTGAATACGCATTGGAGCACGATGAGCGCTTCGGTATTTGGGGAGGCCTTTCCGAGCGTGAGCGTCGTCGACTAAAGCGTGAGATTGGGTAGCGCTTAGCTCTGAGAGCATGCAGCATCAAACCCCTTTGCTACGAAATATGTGGCAGAGGGGTTTTGCTGATGTCTACCACTGGAAATTCGGGTCAATATCTGTTGGTGAGATATTAAGGTAATTGGCCACTAGGGCAGTCAAGACGGTGGTGACGAGCTCACGGCGCTCTTGTGCACTGACCACCCGTTGCTCGATAGCCATGCGGAAGAGAACGAGGCGAGCACGGGTGGGGCGGCCTGAAGAATCCACGCCCGCTGGGATAACGCGCCCTAAGGGGACGGGGCCATCGGCTACGACTTCATCGGGCACAAGTGCGGGATCAAAGCCCAGGCGCATGCGTGGAACGGTATCCACGGCAATATCAAGGTGGGTTAATTGTGCGGCGTAGCGTTGTTGCAGGGGCGCGTATGCCTCAAGGACGGTGGCGTCGAAACGCTGCCGTCTGGAGCGGTAACGTGGCAGTGCGCTGGAGAAAAGCGGGCCGCGTACTCCGCGATCATGTCGATCCCTATGTAGCCGCTGAGTCATGGGGATCAGGATAATGTGTTGCGTGTCTATGGTGGCGATAGCGCGCCGATGTGCTCGTTACTACCTAAACCTCAAGTTGCAGTCTAGACTTAATCACCGTGAATCATATCCGTCGTTGTTCTCGTCCCGGTTGCGGTAAGCCCGCGGTGGCTACGCTGACATACGCCTATGCGCGATCAACGGCGGTGGTTGGTCCCTTGTCACCTAATGATGATCCCCATAGTTGGGATCTGTGTGAGGCGCATGCAGCGCGAACCACAGCACCACTGGGTTGGGAGTTGGTTCATGAGGACCTCACATTTGATGATGAGTCGGACCTCACCGCGTTGGCAGAAGCTGTGCGAGAAGCGGGAACACACGCTTCTGGTTTGGTTGATCCCATTCGGGTAGATACCCCTGTTCCAGAGGACATTGGCGGTAACCATCCCATTAATCGCGTCAAGCGTCAGCGTGGGCGGCGTGCGCATCTGAGCGTTGTGCCGGAACCTGAAGACGATGACGATAACGATTAGGGCATAAAGCTGGACTGCGGGCGGACTCGTATCCGTCCTAGGGGGTAGAATCCCTGTGAATACTTTTGTGCATCCCTGAAAGGTGGGATTTTCTTTCATGCGTACCCGTGAATCGGTAACGAAGGTGATTAAGGCATATGACGTCCGCGGCGTCGTCGGCGTTGACATCGACAGCGACTTCATTGCAGAGGTTGGCGCAGCGTTTGGTGCGCTGATGCGCGGTGAAGGCGCAGCTAAGGTTGCCATCGGTCATGACATGCGGCCATCTTCGCCAGAGCTTGCCGACGCCTTCGCTCGCGGTGTGGTATCTCAGGGCGTCAATGTCATCCAACTGGGGCTTACCTCTACCGACCAGCTGTACTGCGTCTCGGGCGAGCTGGATTGCCCTGGCGCGATGTTCACGGCGAGCCACAACCCTGCCGAGTACAACGGCATCAAGATGTGCCGCAGTGGCGCCCGTCCCGTGGGACAAGAAACCGGGTTGGCGCAGATCATCGACATGCTTGTCGACGGAATCCCAGCATTTGATGGTCCACAAGGCGAAATCTCACATCGAGACACCTTGGCTGATTACGCAGCATTCCTGCGCAACTTGGTCGATTTGTCCAACATTCGTCCGCTGGTTGTGGCTGTTGACGCCGCCAATGGCATGGGTGGCCACACCGTTCCTGAAGTATTTGCGGGTCTGTCACTTGAGATTAAACCGCTCTACTTTGAACTCGACGGTACGTTCCCTAACCATGAGGCCAACCCACTAGACCCGAAGAACTTGGTGGATCTGCAAAAGTTCACCCCTGAGGTCGGTGCTGACATCGGTCTAGCATTCGACGGAGATGCGGATCGCTGCTTTGTTGTCGATGAGCTTGGCCAGCCGGTCAGCCCTTCGGCCATTTGTGCCATCGTCGCTGAACGCTATTTGGCACAACACCCAGGCGCAACAGTAATCCACAACCTGATTACATCGAAGTCTGTGCCGGAAATCATCGCAGAAAACGGTGGTAGCGCCGTACGTACTCGCGTGGGACACTCCTTTATCAAAGCCCAAATGGCTGAGCACTCCGCAGTATTCGGTGGCGAGCATTCCGCGCACTACTACTTCTCGGAGTTCTTCAACGCTGACTCCGGAATCCTTGCTGCCATGCACGTTTTGGCGGCTCTAGGTGGCCAAGATAAGCCGCTTTCGGAGCTCATGCATCAGTACAACCGTTACCAAGCATCCGGAGAGATCAACTCTAGGCTGGCAAGCTCCGAAGCACAGGCAGAGCGTACCCAAGCGGTACTAGATGCCTTTGCCGATCGTATCGAAAGCGTTGATCGCCTCGACGGTGTCACTGTAGAACTCAAGGACACCAAGGCTTGGTTTAATGTTCGTGCATCGAACACCGAACCCCTGCTACGGCTCAATGTTGAGGCTGAAACCGACCAAGAAGTGGCAGCGCTCGTCGAAGAGATTCTCGCTATCATTCGCGCATAATCTTTAGGAGAAGAAGCATCACAGTGGCGAAGCCTATAATGGCCACTGATGCATACTTCTTCGTGGACTACACCAACGGCTAGTGGGGCATATGACCCACTAGCCGTTGCTTTCTATGACATTGCGCATGAAGGCGCACAGATACGGGCTGTAGCGCAGTGGTGCGAATCTGAACAAGCTCAACAACTCTGTACGTTGCAGCCGCGAAGCGTCATCATCTTATGTCCCGAGCACTGGGGCAGAGCTGCGGCTCGATTAGCGCTCGCAGTTGCAGAACCTATGGGATGCCCCGTACACATTAGCGATCAACTACCGCGCTTTGCCGGATCCTTAGACATTGTGGTGGCAATCAGTGAACGTGCAGATCACGATGGACTTTCGCAAAGTATTGTGACTGCGGCACGTCGTGGCTGCCACGTGGTGGTGGCCTGTGCACCTCATGGGCATATAGCTGCTGATGCTGAGGACGTGGCTGCGATAGTGGTACCGGCGTTGCCGCTTGTGCAAGGGCTAAGCCCTGCTCGCGTCTTTGCGGTTGTCACTGCGGTTTTACGTTGTCTTGATCACACTGTGCGAGCAGCGGGAGACATCAGTGCTGAGTTAAACGTGAGCGCCGATCACGCTGACCGTGAGCTGCAAGAATGCTCACCGAAGCGGGATCAATTAGTAAATCCTGCCCGTCAACTGGCACTTTTATCAGGCCGTGTGATTCATAGCGGTCGAGGTTTAGTTGCAGCGTCGTTGGCTGATACCATGTCCGCTTTGTGGACGGCGTTCGGAAGGGCGTCGGCAAGCATGGAAGCACAGGAACTAGAAGTGGCTCTGCCGCGTTTAGAACCTAAAGAACAAAATATTTTTTATGATCCCGAGTTTGATGCCCCGCCATCATCGAACTCCGAGTTACCACTGCACACTGTGTTGTGGCTAAGTGCGGAGACGGTGACGTGGGCACGAAGCCAAGTATCGGAGGACACCACGCATGAGCGTGATGGTGTCATCAGGATGTTGGCTCGAGGTTATGCAGCGACGGCATTTTTTGGTGCCACAGATGCATAAAACATCTCGGGGGATACTTGTTGTGGAGGAACAACTACGATGCAGCTACTAGCACCAGCAACTCAAGCCTATGCTTGGGGCTCTCGAACGCTAATTCAACAGCTTCGGGGAGATGCGGCCGATTCTCGGCCCATCGCAGAACTCTGGTACGGGGCTCATCCAAGTGGTCCGTCTGTGATTGATGGCGAGCGGACTCTTGCTGACGTCATTGCACAAGACCCTGCCACGCAGCTAGGGCACCGTGTTGTTACCGAGCACGGTCACCGACTTCCATTCCTTCTTAAACTTCTCGCCGCGGATCAACCGTTATCCTTGCAGGCACACCCATCAAAGCAGCAGGCAGAAGAAGGATTTAGCCGCGAAAATGATCTCGGCATTGCGCTTGGTGCGAGCAACCGAAACTACAAGGATGACAACCATAAGCCAGAGCTTTTGGTAGCACTTACTGAGTTCCATGCGATGGCAGGTTTCCGGCCATTGGATAAAACTCGGGAGCTTTTCCAAGCATTGCAGTGCGAGAAGCTCAACCGCTACG
This window encodes:
- a CDS encoding HypC/HybG/HupF family hydrogenase formation chaperone, which translates into the protein MCLGIPARVVEVLDGPLPMAVVDMAGEQRPCSVMYVPEVQVGQFVLLQNGYAMEVLDEKSAQESLATIAEFNLVQQVQLAPREPR
- a CDS encoding TIGR03089 family protein — its product is MELLANILATEPAAPRVTVYNEDTGARLDFSGITLDNWSAKVANMLREESGLDAGATICIDLSPSWQSIAIALGALAAGITPHFGATSDHPESEALFVTPDHTVSGDVDTYLVTDDPFGRGVEECGATLPDGAIDFAPTVRFYGDQFFEPTPRIQDLTATNPLQPNTRLISRGWTDLDGFTHAVINPLAAGGSAVIVAGTPTPERIDAICAAEKVSARNL
- a CDS encoding LCP family protein; amino-acid sequence: MSDNFRRNRAIQAPPPAGPTTAQAGPKPVKVLLSLLSALVLIVSAAGYFTVGRIGNTVASAGNLVLGGDKGMKEAADGATDILLVGSDSRTDAQGNPLTPEEIELLHAGDEENDNTDTLMVIRVPNDGSSATAISIPRDTYVHDENEGNLKINGVYRAYKNRKASELVNSGESDQKHIDELSKEAGRKALISSISDLTGVTVDHYAEVGLLGFVLLTNAVGGVDVCLNNDVYDEFSGADFKAGQQTLRDGQALAFVRQRHGLPRGDLDRIVRQQAFMASLVAKVLSSGTLTNPSKLSDLGEAVSRSVVIDKNWDVMSFANQLQNLAGGNVKFNTIPVTSIDGVGDYGESVVTVDKNQVHQFFDRLLNGNNGEEAPTSDSEAPAENPHTSTTIDVLNATSTTGLASQVAGHLSAKHYTIGNIGNALEGMYHESQIVAADPNNEAVKAIAAELGGLPITQRSDLDADSVVVVIASDYSGPTGDGAESSDSSSSTTTVGKPGSDEGEAIVSPEIDAGGQGPRCVN
- a CDS encoding glycosyltransferase family 2 protein is translated as MALPIWWTYTARLIAVSNSTEPALAIITVTYSPGKHLGAFLSSVKEATAQPTYVVLADNGSVDGVPEAAAQADPSVEFFPTGGNIGYGSAINAAVRKLAPLRESGKINAEFFVLSNPDVVFEPSSIDAMVQCASRHPQAADIGPYIRQSDGSAYPSARQVPTIKNGVGHALFSSVWPSNPWSRAYRDNRDMTTERTAGWLSGSCLLVRWDAFEQIGGFDERYFMYMEDVDLGDRFGRAGFDNVFCPDAVITHAVGHAAGKHPEKMLPAHHDSAYRFQADRHPGLRYLPLRVLLRVGLKLRAVVAVAAAKFK
- a CDS encoding sugar phosphate nucleotidyltransferase; its protein translation is MTETTLRSDTDAVILVGGKGTRLRPLTVSTPKPMLPTAGVPFLSHLLARIKAAGITHVVLGTSFKAEVFEDYFGDGADLGLEIEYVVEDKPLGTGGGIRNVYDKLRANTVMVFNGDVLGGTDLGGILDAHHAKNADVTMHLVRVPDPRAFGCVPTDAEGRVSAFLEKTEDPPTDQINAGCYVFRRELIGEIPADRVVSVERETFPRLLEEGRRVFGYVDNAYWRDMGTPSDFVRGSSDLVRGIAPSPLLEGKTGECLVDESAGVSDGALLLGGTVIGRGTEIGAGCRLDDTVVFDGVTIEPGAVIEDSIIGHGARIGANARITGCVIGEGAEIGARCELRDGMRVWPGVVIPTAGIRFSSDA
- a CDS encoding WhiB family transcriptional regulator, whose translation is MEDMASNAAPRTRAALDLSIDELFGAVEQEWQEQALCAQTDPEAFFPEKGGSTREAKRICQACAVRDECLEYALEHDERFGIWGGLSERERRRLKREIG
- a CDS encoding metallopeptidase family protein; protein product: MTQRLHRDRHDRGVRGPLFSSALPRYRSRRQRFDATVLEAYAPLQQRYAAQLTHLDIAVDTVPRMRLGFDPALVPDEVVADGPVPLGRVIPAGVDSSGRPTRARLVLFRMAIEQRVVSAQERRELVTTVLTALVANYLNISPTDIDPNFQW
- a CDS encoding DUF3499 domain-containing protein: MNHIRRCSRPGCGKPAVATLTYAYARSTAVVGPLSPNDDPHSWDLCEAHAARTTAPLGWELVHEDLTFDDESDLTALAEAVREAGTHASGLVDPIRVDTPVPEDIGGNHPINRVKRQRGRRAHLSVVPEPEDDDDND
- a CDS encoding phosphomannomutase/phosphoglucomutase, which translates into the protein MRTRESVTKVIKAYDVRGVVGVDIDSDFIAEVGAAFGALMRGEGAAKVAIGHDMRPSSPELADAFARGVVSQGVNVIQLGLTSTDQLYCVSGELDCPGAMFTASHNPAEYNGIKMCRSGARPVGQETGLAQIIDMLVDGIPAFDGPQGEISHRDTLADYAAFLRNLVDLSNIRPLVVAVDAANGMGGHTVPEVFAGLSLEIKPLYFELDGTFPNHEANPLDPKNLVDLQKFTPEVGADIGLAFDGDADRCFVVDELGQPVSPSAICAIVAERYLAQHPGATVIHNLITSKSVPEIIAENGGSAVRTRVGHSFIKAQMAEHSAVFGGEHSAHYYFSEFFNADSGILAAMHVLAALGGQDKPLSELMHQYNRYQASGEINSRLASSEAQAERTQAVLDAFADRIESVDRLDGVTVELKDTKAWFNVRASNTEPLLRLNVEAETDQEVAALVEEILAIIRA